In Solanum lycopersicum chromosome 5, SLM_r2.1, the following are encoded in one genomic region:
- the LOC101246347 gene encoding F-box only protein 6, producing the protein MEVLAMLRQLIGQVKQLLELQSSSPSSSSLLAVPPNISFHLQTPPLVHLPRCYFLNLDENSAEDSCYNIIMTAGKSENLKMLEPGKPPPKKKARKERNQGKVTGTSCSIENLDQQIWKEFPEDLFEAVVARLPVATFFRFRLVCRKWNSMLTSQSFSEECAQVRQPQPWFYTITHENVNTGAMYDPTLKKWHHPTIPALPTKLIVLPVASAGGLVCFLDIGHRSFYVCNPLTRSFKELPARSVKVWSRVAVGMTLCGKSAGEGYNILWVGCDGEFEVYDSRNNSWARPGTMTSNIKLPLALNFKSQTVSIGSKLYFMRSDPDGIVSYDMVSGVWKQFIIPAPLHLSDHTLAECGGRIMLVGLLSKNAATCVCIWELQKMTLLWKEVDRMPNIWCLEFYGKHVRMTCLGNKGLLMLSLRSRQMNRLVTYDFSSREWMKVPGCVLPRGKKRQWIACGTAFHPCLTAVA; encoded by the exons ATGGAAGTGTTGGCCATGCTGAGGCAACTCATTGGACAAGTTAAACAACTCTTAGAACTTCAATCTTCATCTCCATCTTCATCATCGCTTCTTGCTGTTCCTCCTAACATCTCTTTTCATCTTCAAACGCCACCACTTGTACACCTACCAAg ATGTTATTTTCTGAATCTTGATGAAAATTCTGCCGAAGACAGTTGCTACAATATCATCATGACTGCTGGAAAATCTGAAAATCTCAAGATGTTGGAACCAGGAAAGCCTCCACCAAAGAAGAAAGCCCGGAAGGAGAGAAATCAGGGAAAAGTGACTGGAACTTCATGCTCCATCGAGAATTTGGATCAGCAAATTTGGAAAGAATTTCCTGAAGACCTATTTGAAGCTGTTGTTGCAAGACTACCAGTTGCCACTTTTTTCCGCTTCAGATTAGTTTGCCGAAAATGGAACTCAATGCTGACGTCCCAAAGTTTTTCTGAAGAGTGTGCCCAAGTTCGTCAACCACAACCATGGTTCTACACCATTACTCATGAAAACGTGAATACTGGAGCCATGTATGACCCAACATTGAAGAAATGGCATCATCCTACTATACCTGCACTGCCAACCAAGTTGATAGTCTTGCCAGTTGCTTCTGCAGGAGGTCTTGTCTGTTTCCTTGATATTGGACATAGGAGCTTCTACGTATGCAACCCTCTCACTAGGTCTTTCAAAGAGCTACCAGCCAGATCAGTTAAAGTGTGGTCCCGTGTGGCAGTAGGTATGACATTGTGTGGGAAATCAGCCGGTGAGGGATACAATATCCTTTGGGTTGGTTGCGATGGAGAGTTTGAAGTTTACGACTCCAGAAATAACTCTTGGGCTCGTCCAGGAACCATGACGTCGAATATTAAGCTCCCTCTGGCACTCAACTTCAAGTCGCAGACAGTGTCCATCGGTAGTAAACTTTACTTCATGCGCTCGGACCCTGATGGGATCGTGTCCTATGACATGGTTTCTGGGGTTTGGAAACAGTTCATTATCCCTGCCCCTCTACATTTGAGTGATCATACACTAGCAGAATGTGGGGGGCGCATAATGCTTGTGGGTCTGCTGTCAAAGAACGCAGCCACTTGCGTGTGCATATGGGAGCTGCAAAAGATGACTCTTTTGTGGAAGGAGGTTGACAGAATGCCAAACATATGGTGCTTGGAGTTTTATGGAAAGCACGTTCGAATGACTTGCTTGGGTAACAAAGGTTTGCTCATGCTATCGCTAAGATCAAGACAAATGAACCGTCTAGTTACATATGATTTCTCAAGCAGAGAATGGATGAAGGTCCCTGGTTGCGTTTTGCCACGTGGGAAAAAGAGGCAATGGATCGCATGTGGGACTGCTTTTCATCCCTGTCTAACAGCTGTGGCTTGA
- the LOC101246823 gene encoding uncharacterized protein, producing the protein MTTSRRLADRKVERFEKNITKRGAVPETTAKKGSQYPVGPILLGFFVFVVIGSSLFQIIRTATSGGMA; encoded by the exons atg ACTACATCAAGGCGTCTTGCTGATAGGAAGGTGGAgaggtttgagaaaaatattaccAAGCGAGGAGCTGTTCCTGAAACTACTGCAAAGAAGGGAAGCCAGTATCCAGTTGGCCCTATCTTGCTTGGATTCTTCGTCTTTGTTGTCATTGGCTCAT CTTTGTTCCAGATAATAAGGACAGCAACCAGCGGGGGTATGGCTTAA